One Polyangiaceae bacterium DNA window includes the following coding sequences:
- a CDS encoding tetratricopeptide repeat protein has protein sequence MSRALPLPGRLLFLVLPLLMGCDKPSELVAEHLRRGDMALADGHFAQALSAYAHAHELAPHDARVQRAQMRGRVYLLAHAPTRVAQEALEDLAYEATLLRETEKGLDAVCLTALGHVLARRGDMEGAKAKFAEAVKADPQSHVPHVALGMFYLNEPSGSATAKLEFELALQRKPDAPGALLGLGRIKLAEGDVAGAIDKLEAAARQEDDPAVRLALGTARLRQGKHADAARELRRALAFDPKNVDALSALGQALLGLGQLEEAEDALRTAMQSRQDQATAIALGFTLVKLDRAEQALSIFGQVLARNARVAPAIFGSGMANERLGKTQEALVNYRQVLALPAEGPQKDSVLELQRDAKGRVDALTPAPAPTSSATVGENPKYL, from the coding sequence ATGTCTCGCGCCCTACCCCTCCCCGGACGACTCCTTTTTCTGGTGCTGCCGCTCCTCATGGGCTGCGACAAACCATCGGAGCTCGTCGCCGAGCACCTGCGTCGTGGCGACATGGCGCTCGCAGATGGCCACTTCGCGCAAGCGCTCTCCGCGTACGCGCACGCGCACGAGCTCGCGCCGCACGACGCCCGCGTGCAGCGTGCGCAAATGCGAGGCCGCGTGTATTTGCTCGCCCATGCGCCCACTCGCGTCGCACAGGAGGCGCTCGAGGATCTCGCTTACGAGGCAACGCTTTTGCGCGAAACGGAGAAGGGCCTCGACGCCGTTTGTCTCACCGCACTCGGCCACGTGCTGGCGCGCCGAGGAGACATGGAAGGGGCCAAGGCAAAGTTTGCCGAAGCGGTCAAAGCCGATCCGCAATCGCACGTCCCGCACGTTGCGCTAGGGATGTTTTACCTGAACGAACCTTCCGGAAGCGCGACCGCGAAACTCGAATTCGAGCTCGCATTGCAGCGCAAACCCGATGCGCCGGGTGCCCTCTTGGGGCTTGGCCGAATCAAATTGGCGGAAGGCGACGTGGCTGGAGCCATCGACAAATTGGAAGCCGCTGCGCGCCAAGAGGACGATCCTGCCGTGCGTTTGGCGCTTGGAACGGCGCGTCTGCGACAAGGAAAACACGCGGATGCGGCGCGGGAGCTTCGTCGAGCGCTCGCTTTCGATCCGAAAAATGTGGATGCATTGAGCGCGCTCGGGCAAGCCTTGCTCGGCCTCGGACAGCTCGAAGAAGCCGAAGATGCGCTTCGGACAGCAATGCAATCGCGTCAGGATCAAGCCACTGCGATTGCGCTGGGGTTTACGCTCGTGAAACTCGACAGAGCGGAACAGGCGCTTTCGATCTTCGGCCAAGTGCTTGCCAGAAACGCTCGCGTTGCGCCGGCGATTTTTGGTTCGGGCATGGCAAACGAGCGGCTTGGAAAAACCCAAGAAGCGCTCGTGAATTATCGTCAAGTGTTGGCTCTTCCGGCGGAGGGACCTCAAAAAGATTCGGTGCTCGAATTGCAAAGAGACGCGAAGGGGCGCGTGGATGCATTGACGCCGGCCCCAGCGCCGACGAGCTCGGCAACCGTTGGCGAGAATCCCAAATACCTCTAA
- a CDS encoding DUF4336 domain-containing protein, whose translation MLEPWSESIWIATRPVKFLGVETGSRMTVVKLSSGGLFVHSPVALDAQMRRDVDALGEVRAVVAPSLFHHLYVGAWMAAYPKAIFAACQGLDWKRPDLAFTCVLGDTPHEAWAKELQQVYFSARRENEVVFYDARSKTMICADALLNLSKHPSATTKIVARLMWNDAPGTGYLERVMVRDRRVARRQVDRILEWAPERIILSHGGLVHEDGTNVIRHAYAWV comes from the coding sequence ATGCTCGAACCGTGGAGTGAAAGTATTTGGATTGCGACGCGTCCCGTCAAATTTTTGGGGGTCGAAACAGGCTCGCGGATGACCGTGGTGAAGTTATCCAGTGGGGGGTTGTTCGTGCATTCTCCCGTGGCGCTCGATGCGCAAATGCGTCGCGACGTCGATGCGCTCGGCGAAGTGCGGGCGGTGGTTGCTCCAAGCTTATTTCACCACCTTTACGTGGGCGCTTGGATGGCAGCCTATCCCAAAGCGATTTTTGCTGCCTGCCAGGGGCTCGATTGGAAACGTCCGGATCTTGCATTCACATGCGTTCTCGGCGACACGCCGCATGAAGCGTGGGCCAAGGAATTGCAACAGGTTTATTTTTCCGCACGGCGCGAAAACGAAGTCGTTTTTTACGACGCACGATCGAAAACAATGATCTGCGCGGACGCGCTCTTGAATCTTTCGAAACATCCATCGGCAACGACGAAAATCGTCGCGCGATTGATGTGGAATGACGCACCGGGAACGGGGTATCTCGAGCGCGTCATGGTGCGCGATCGACGTGTGGCGCGACGTCAAGTGGATCGAATTCTCGAATGGGCGCCCGAACGAATCATTTTGTCGCACGGAGGGCTCGTGCATGAAGATGGCACGAACGTCATTCGGCACGCGTATGCTTGGGTGTGA